The following coding sequences lie in one Aphis gossypii isolate Hap1 unplaced genomic scaffold, ASM2018417v2 Contig00479, whole genome shotgun sequence genomic window:
- the LOC126554391 gene encoding uncharacterized protein LOC126554391, producing MPRERRANIGRRTRHASQQQVYSRNLREERQNIIRENDRLRHRVSTRRSLASYNRLAFQYDPTANYSDDENLDIGRMTTICRYCNAVKFKRETVGLCCASGKVKLDPLLTPPQPLKTLFDGSDPDSSHFLQHILEYNNCFRMTSFGANIIREGGFMPTCKIQGQIYHLHGSMVQTPDEPHQFLQIYFISSMVDQLNVRCNIQGAQQLKRRIIEQLQAFFHANNAVVNMFKTALERMPSDTHKFVIRADCTPTGEHVRRFNAPTVNDVAAIIVGDPTKSRDIVVQRRSNIMHRVNETHRLYDALQYPIIYWQGQDGYDITLKMVDPITGVSTNNKNLSTMNYYAYRMMIRTHEENVILKCGRLFQQFAVDMYVKVETERLAFIRFNQPKLRSEDYIHLRDAIHSDGDVQNIGRLTILPSTYIGSPRHMHEYAQDAMTYVRNYGTPDLFITVTCNPKWTEIESELEPGQKPQDRHDIIARVFQQKLKVMMDVLTKYRVFGDTRCYMYSVEWQKRGLPHAHILIWLLNKLHSNEVDDIISAEIPDPVTDPRLHDIVTTQMVHGPCGALNPLSPCMADGKCTKRYPRPLVAETVTGNDGYPVYRRRSKEDNGRTIKVKVQNQEIEIGNEFIVPYCPLLSRIFETHANVESCHSAKSIKYLCKYVTKGSDMAVFGIASENVNDEISNFQMGRYVSTNEALWRLLSFQIHERYPTVVHLAVHLENGQRVYFTEANAAQRAERPPSTTLTSFFAMCEADPFAATLMYVEMPKYYTWNQSTKKFQRRKQKEPQFQTGHRCFQLMH from the exons ATGCCTAGAGAACGACGTGCGAACATCGGCCGCCGCACAAGACATGCAAGCCAGCAACAAGTCTATTCAAGGAACTTAAGAGAAgaaagacaaaatataataagagaaAATGACCGATTGAGACATCGCGTGAGCACACGAAGATCATTGGCATCATACAATCGCTTGGCATTCCAATATGATCCCACTGCGAACTACAGTGATGATGAAAATTTGGATATTGGACGAATGACGACTATATGCCGATATTGCAATGCGGTAAAGTTCAAAAGAGAAACGGTTGGATTGTGCTGCGCAAGTGGAAAAGTCAAACTGGATCCATTACTTACACCACCACAGCCACTGAAAACATTGTTTGATGGAAGTGATCCCGATTCCAGCCATTTTCTTCAACACATCCTTGAATACAATAACTGCTTTCGCATGACTTCCTTTGGAGCTAATATCATTCGAGAAGGCGGCTTCATGCCGACTTGCAAG ATACAAGGTCAAATATATCATTTGCATGGTTCAATGGTGCAAACACCAGATGAACCGCATCAATTTctgcaaatatatttcatttcgtCGATGGTGGATCAGCTGAACGTGCGGTGCAATATACAGGGAGCACAACAGTTAAAGAGACGAATTATTGAACAGTTGCAAGCATTTTTTCACGCTAATAATGCTGTGGTTAATATGTTCAAAACAGCATTGGAACGAATGCCATCGGATACGCACAAATTTGTCATAAGAGCGGATTGTACTCCAACAGGTGAACATGTGCGAAGATTCAATGCACCCACCGTTAATGATGTTGCTGCAATTATTGTTGGCGATCCAACTAAATCACGAGACATTGTCGTTCAGCGAAGAAGCAATATCATGCATCGTGTAAACGAGACACATCGTTTGTACGATGCGTTACAATATCCAATCATTTATTGGCAAGGGCAAGACGGATACGACATCACGTTGAAGATGGTCGATCCAATTACAG GAGTATcaacgaataataaaaatctaagcaCAATGAATTACTATGCGTATCGTATGATGATTCGTACACATGAGGAGAATGTCATTCTGAAGTGCGGTCGGCTATTCCAGCAATTCGCTGTCGACATGTATGTCAAAGTCGAGACCGAACGTTTAGCGTTCATCAGATTCAATCAGCCAAAGCTACGATCTGAGGACTATATACACTTGCGTGATGCTATTCATTCAGATGGTGATGTTCAGAATATTGGACGACTGACGATTCTCCCATCAACTTATATCGGAAGCCCACGCCACATGCACGAATACGCTCAAGACGCTATGACGTACGTGCGAAATTATGGAACTccggatttatttattacggtCACATGCAATCCGAAGTGGACGGAAATTGAAAGCGAGTTGGAACCGGGTCAAAAACCGCAAGATCGCCATGACATAATCGCCAGAGTATTTCAGCAAAAACTCAAGGTTATGATGGATGTGCTTACTAAGTATCGAGTTTTTGGTGACACACGTTGTTATATGTACTCGGTGGAATGGCAGAAGCGTGGACTACCGCATGCTCATATCCTAATTTGGTTGCTGAACAAATTACATTCAAATGAAGTGGATGACATCATATCAGCTGAAATTCCTGATCCAGTCACTGATCCCCGTCTACACGACATTGTGACGACACAGATGGTGCATGGACCGTGCGGTGCATTAAATCCATTATCGCCTTGCATGGCTGATGGAAAGTGCACAAAACGATATCCGCGACCGTTAGTTGCTGAAACAGTCACAGGGAACGATGGATATCCAGTTTATCGTCGGCGTTCAAAAGAAGATAACGGTCGAACTATCAAAGTTAAAGTTCAAAATCAAGAGATTGAGATCGGAAATGAATTCATTGTACCATATTGCCCGCTGCTATCACGAATTTTCGAAACACATGCAAACGTTGAGAGTTGTCATTCGGCCaaatcaatcaaatatttgtgCAAGTACGTCACAAAAGGCAGCGACATGGCTGTGTTTGGTATTGCGTCGGAAAATGTGAATGACGAAATCAGCAACTTCCAAATGGGCAGATACGTCAGTACTAATGAAGCACTGTGGCGATTATTGTCATTTCAAATTCATGAAAGATATCCCACAGTTGTACATTTAGCAGTGCATTTGGAAAATGGCCAAAGAGTTTACTTCACTGAGGCTAATGCGGCACAACGAGCTGAGAGACCACCATCGACAACATTGACTAGCTTCTTTGCAATGTGTGAAGCAGATCCATTCGCAGCGACGCTGATGTACGTTGAAATGCCCAAGTATTACACTTGGAATCAATCAACAAAGAAATTCCAACGTCGCAAACAAAAGGAACCCCAGTTCCAGACTGGCCACAGGTGTTTTCAACTGATGCACTAG
- the LOC126554390 gene encoding ATP-dependent DNA helicase pif1-like — protein sequence MYTVHPRNDECFYLRLLLVNVRGPKSFAHLKTVNGHQCQTYREACQLLGLLENDSHWDLTLADSVVSSNAYQIRTLFAIIITTCFPSQPIQLWNKYKDAICEDILHRFRIQTNNPDIQITDEIYNEGLILIEDQCLTIANKLLIEVGMIAPNRSMHDAFNQELNRELQYNVDTLQEFVRNNVPLLNEQQKQVYKTLMQAVDNNTGGLFFLDAPGGTGKTFVISLIWATIRSRCDIALALASSGIAATLLDGGRTAHSALKLPLNLNTIDTPTCNISRSSAMGKLLMQCKLIVWDECTMAHKKSLEALNFTLKDLRRNNNIFGGLMILLAGDFRQTLPVVPRGTPADELNACLKASPLWNNVKTLSLTTNMRVQLQNDQSAAQFSKQLLDLGNGKVPVDATSGLITLTNDFCRFVDTQLVLIENVFPNISENYKNYAWLSQRAILAAKNNDVHALNFTIQSKIAGDLVTYKSVDSITNPDDVVNYPTEFLNSLEIPGFPPHNLQLKVGTVILILRNLNPPRLHNGTRLSVKRLMPNLIEATIINGKYAGENVCIPRIPMIPTDLPFDFKRLQFPVRLAFAMTINKSQGQSLSVCWINLENHCFSHGQLYVACSRVGKPSALFVLTSDQKTKNVVYQRALQ from the coding sequence ATGTACACTGTTCATCCTAGAAAcgatgaatgtttttatttgcgACTGCTGTTAGTAAATGTACGTGGACCGAAATCATTTGCGCATTTGAAAACTGTGAATGGCCACCAATGCCAAACATATCGAGAAGCATGTCAACTATTGGGTTTGCTGGAGAACGATTCTCATTGGGATTTAACACTTGCAGATTCAGTTGTTTCATCAAATGCGTACCAAATACGAACGCTGTTCGCAATTATCATCACCACATGTTTTCCTTCACAACCAATTCAGTTATGGAACAAATACAAAGACGCCATATGTGAAGATATCTTGCATCGCTTTCGTATTCAAACGAATAATCCTGACATCCAAATAACCGATGAAATCTACAATGAAGGATTGATTCTGATTGAGGATCAATGCTTGACTATTGCAAACAAGCTACTGATTGAAGTAGGAATGATTGCGCCAAATCGATCGATGCACGATGCATTCAACCAAGAATTAAATCGAGAGCTGCAATACAATGTTGATACATTGCAGGAATTCGTTAGAAATAATGTTCCGTTGCTGAATGAACAGCAAAAACAagtatacaaaacattaatgcAAGCGGTGGACAATAATACTGGTGGTCTATTCTTCCTGGATGCACCTGGAGGAACAGGGAAAACATTTGTCATTTCATTGATTTGGGCCACTATTCGATCAAGATGTGACATAGCTTTGGCGTTAGCATCATCTGGAATTGCGGCGACTCTTCTAGATGGCGGTCGTACTGCACATTCTGCGCTTAAGTTGCCACtcaatttaaacacaattgaTACTCCAACGTGCAATATTTCCCGATCCAGTGCAATGGGAAAATTGTTAATGCAATGCAAGCTCATTGTTTGGGATGAGTGCACAATGGCACATAAGAAATCACTTGAAGCACTTAACTTCACACTGAAGGATCTTCGAAGAAATAACAACATCTTTGGCGGCTTGATGATATTGTTGGCAGGCGATTTCAGGCAGACGTTGCCAGTAGTTCCCCGTGGAACGCCTGCAGATGAATTGAATGCTTGCCTAAAGGCATCACCTTTATGGAATAACGTAAAAACATTATCGCTAACCACTAATATGAgagttcaacttcaaaatgatCAAAGTGCTGCACAATTTTCCAAACAATTGTTAGATCTTGGAAATGGAAAAGTCCCAGTTGATGCGACATCTGGATTAATTACTCTTACCAACGACTTTTGCCGATTTGTAGACACTCAATTAGttcttattgaaaatgttttcccAAACATTAGTGagaattataagaattatgcTTGGTTAAGTCAACGAGCAATTCTTGCAGCAAAGAATAATGATGTCCACGCACTGAATTTCACCATTCAATCAAAAATTGCTGGCGATTTGGTGACATACAAATCCGTTGATTCAATAACAAATCCCGATGATGTAGTAAATTATCCAACGGAGTTTTTGAACTCTCTGGAGATACCAGGATTTCCACCACATAACTTGCAACTGAAAGTTGGTACAGTTATTTTGATACTGCGTAATTTGAATCCACCGCGACTTCACAACGGTACTCGACTTTCGGTAAAGAGACTTATGCCGAATTTAATTGAGGCAACCATTATTAACGGAAAGTACGCAggtgaaaatgtatgtattcctCGAATACCAATGATTCCGACTGATCTTCCGTTTGACTTCAAACGATTGCAATTCCCAGTTCGCCTTGCGTTCGCAATGACAATTAATAAGTCGCAAGGCCAATCGCTTAGTGTTTGCTGGATAAATTTggaaaatcattgtttttcaCATGGACAGTTATACGTTGCGTGTTCACGAGTTGGGAAACCATCCGCTTTGTTTGTGTTAACGTCAgaccaaaaaacaaaaaatgtggtTTACCAAAGAGCACTACaatga